A window of Rattus norvegicus strain BN/NHsdMcwi chromosome 14, GRCr8, whole genome shotgun sequence contains these coding sequences:
- the Osbp2 gene encoding oxysterol-binding protein 2 isoform X14 translates to MKGRGCWETASVRSFCSSGCLNKFKKDDSGDDDEEPAAPADNSDLHHTLKTLSLKLDDLGTCNDLIAKHGAALQRSLNELDSLKIPSESGEKLKVVNERATLFRITSNAMINACKDFLELAEIHSRKWQRALNYEQEQRVHLEETIEQLAKQHNSLERAFCNTPGGPASSSKSFSEGSFLTSKGENSEEDEDTEYFDAMEDSTSFITVITEAKEDRKPEGGPGTTSVDWTSADNVLDGASFMPKDSCKVKRRVRIPDKPNYSLNLWSIMKNCIGRELSRIPMPVNFNEPLSMLQRLTEDLEYHHLLDKAVNCTSSVEQMCLVAAFSVSSYSTTVHRIAKPFNPMLGETFELDRLEDMGLRSLCEQVSHHPPSAAHHVFSKHGWSLWQEITIASKFRGKYISIMPLGAIHLEFQASGNHYVWRKSTSTVHNIIVGKLWIDQSGDIEIVNHKTKDRCQLKFVPYSYFSKEAARKVTGVVSDSQGKAHYVLSGSWDEQMECSKIVHSSPSSDGKQKTVYQTLPAKLLWRKYPLPENAENMYYFSELALTLNEQEEGVAPTDSRLRPDQRLMERGRWDEANTEKQRLEEKQRLNRRRRLESCTAGCGGEEEKESDGYSPLWFEKRLDPLTGEMACIYKGGYWEAKEKKDWHMCPNIF, encoded by the exons aTGACTCTGGGGACGACGACGAAGAGCCTGCTGCCCCTGCTGACAACAGTGATCTCCACCACACTCTTAAGACCCTCTCACTGAAGCTAGACGACCTCGGCACGTGCAATGACCTCATTGCCAAGCATGGCGCTGCCCTCCAGCGCTCCCTGAATGAGCTGGACAGTCTTAAGATCCCATCAGAGAGTGGGGAGAAGCTGAAGGTTGTGAACGAGCGGGCCACCCTCTTCCGCATCACATCAAATGCTATGATCAAC GCCTGTAAGGACTTCCTGGAACTAGCGGAGATTCACAGCCGGAAATGGCAGCGGGCTCTGAATTATGAGCAGGAGCAACGAGTCCACCTGGAGGAAACCATTGAGCAGTTGGCCAAGCAGCACAACAGTCTTGAACGGGCCTTCTGCAACACCCCTGGCGGGCCAGCCAGCTCCAGCAAGAGCTTCAGCGAGG gAAGCTTCTTGACTTCCAAAGGGGAGAACAGTGAAGAAGATGAAGATACTGAGTACTTTGATGCCATGGAAGACTCCACATCTTTCATCACCGTAATCACCGAGGCCAAGGAAGACAG AAAGCCTGAGGGTGGACCTGGGACGACCTCTGTGGACTGGACCTCAGCAGATAAT GTATTAGATGGTGCCTCATTCATGCCCAAGGATTCATGCAAAGTGAAGAGGCGAGTCCGGATCCCTGACAAACCCAACTATAGCCTTAACCTCTGGAGCAtcatgaagaattgcattggcCGAGAGCTCTCCCGGATCCCCATGCCG GTGAACTTCAATGAGCCCCTGTCCATGCTCCAGCGACTTACAGAGGACCTCGAGTACCACCACCTGCTGGACAAGGCGGTGAACTGCACCAGCTCTGTGGAGCAGATGTGCCTGGTGGCTGCCTTCTCGGTGTCCTCCTACTCCACCACCGTGCACCGCATCGCCAAGCCCTTCAACCCGATGCTGGGGGAGACCTTCGAGTTGGATCGCCTGGAGGACATGGGCCTGCGTTCTCTCTGCGAGCAG GTGAGCCATCACCCCCCGTCTGCTGCCCACCACGTGTTCTCTAAGCATGGCTGGAGCCTCTGGCAGGAGATCACCATCGCCAGCAAGTTCCGGGGGAAATACATCTCCATCATGCCACTTG GTGCCATCCACCTCGAATTCCAGGCCAGTGGCAATCACTACGTGTGGAGGAAGAGTACCTCCACTGTGCACAACATCATCGTGGGCAAGCTCTGGATTGACCAG TCAGGGGACATTGAGATTGTGAACCACAAGACCAAGGACCGGTGCCAGCTGAAGTTCGTGCCCTACAGCTACTTCTCCAAAGAGGCAGCCCGAAAG GTGACTGGAGTGGTGAGCGACAGCCAGGGCAAGGCCCACTACGTGCTGTCAGGTTCCTGGGATGAGCAGATGGAGTGTTCTAAGATTGTGCACAGCAGCCCCAGCTCTGATGGGAAGCAGAAAACCGTGTACCAGACGCTGCCAGCCAAGCTGCTATGGAGGAAATACCCACTGCC GGAGAACGCGGAGAACATGTACTATTTCTCGGAGCTGGCCCTGACCCTCAACGAGCAGGAGGAGGGCGTGGCGCCCACCGACAGCCGCCTGCGGCCGGACCAGCGGCTGATGGAGAGGGGCCGCTGGGACGAGGCCAACACCGAGAAGCAGCGCCTGGAGGAGAAGCAGCGCCTGAACCGGCGACGGCGGCTGGAGTCGTGCACGGCCGGCTGTGGCGGGGAGGAAG AGAAGGAGTCAGATGGCTATTCGCCGCTGTGGTTCGAGAAGAGGCTGGACCCGCTGACCGGGGAGATGGCCTGCATATACAAGGGCGGCTACTGGGAGGCCAAGGAGAAGAAGGACTGGCACATGTGCCCCAACATCTTCTGA
- the Osbp2 gene encoding oxysterol-binding protein 2 isoform X17: protein MINACKDFLELAEIHSRKWQRALNYEQEQRVHLEETIEQLAKQHNSLERAFCNTPGGPASSSKSFSEGSFLTSKGENSEEDEDTEYFDAMEDSTSFITVITEAKEDSNIINPYGSATRVNLLSSSPRVLGSIQSTASCPSPEALAAWLSHTAHPQAPRARAHQPQCPCRKPEGGPGTTSVDWTSADNVLDGASFMPKDSCKVKRRVRIPDKPNYSLNLWSIMKNCIGRELSRIPMPVNFNEPLSMLQRLTEDLEYHHLLDKAVNCTSSVEQMCLVAAFSVSSYSTTVHRIAKPFNPMLGETFELDRLEDMGLRSLCEQVSHHPPSAAHHVFSKHGWSLWQEITIASKFRGKYISIMPLGAIHLEFQASGNHYVWRKSTSTVHNIIVGKLWIDQSGDIEIVNHKTKDRCQLKFVPYSYFSKEAARKVTGVVSDSQGKAHYVLSGSWDEQMECSKIVHSSPSSDGKQKTVYQTLPAKLLWRKYPLPENAENMYYFSELALTLNEQEEGVAPTDSRLRPDQRLMERGRWDEANTEKQRLEEKQRLNRRRRLESCTAGCGGEEEKESDGYSPLWFEKRLDPLTGEMACIYKGGYWEAKEKKDWHMCPNIF from the exons ATGATCAAC GCCTGTAAGGACTTCCTGGAACTAGCGGAGATTCACAGCCGGAAATGGCAGCGGGCTCTGAATTATGAGCAGGAGCAACGAGTCCACCTGGAGGAAACCATTGAGCAGTTGGCCAAGCAGCACAACAGTCTTGAACGGGCCTTCTGCAACACCCCTGGCGGGCCAGCCAGCTCCAGCAAGAGCTTCAGCGAGG gAAGCTTCTTGACTTCCAAAGGGGAGAACAGTGAAGAAGATGAAGATACTGAGTACTTTGATGCCATGGAAGACTCCACATCTTTCATCACCGTAATCACCGAGGCCAAGGAAGACAG CAACATCATCAATCCTTATGGTTCTGCAACCAGGGTGAACCTGCTCTCCTCATCTCCAAGGGTTCTGGGCTCCATACAGTCAACTGCTTCCTGCCCGTCTCCTGAGGCTCTGGCTGCCTGGCTGAGCCACACTGCCCATCCACAGGCTCCTAGAGCCCGGGCCCATCAGCCTCAGTGCCCCTGCAG AAAGCCTGAGGGTGGACCTGGGACGACCTCTGTGGACTGGACCTCAGCAGATAAT GTATTAGATGGTGCCTCATTCATGCCCAAGGATTCATGCAAAGTGAAGAGGCGAGTCCGGATCCCTGACAAACCCAACTATAGCCTTAACCTCTGGAGCAtcatgaagaattgcattggcCGAGAGCTCTCCCGGATCCCCATGCCG GTGAACTTCAATGAGCCCCTGTCCATGCTCCAGCGACTTACAGAGGACCTCGAGTACCACCACCTGCTGGACAAGGCGGTGAACTGCACCAGCTCTGTGGAGCAGATGTGCCTGGTGGCTGCCTTCTCGGTGTCCTCCTACTCCACCACCGTGCACCGCATCGCCAAGCCCTTCAACCCGATGCTGGGGGAGACCTTCGAGTTGGATCGCCTGGAGGACATGGGCCTGCGTTCTCTCTGCGAGCAG GTGAGCCATCACCCCCCGTCTGCTGCCCACCACGTGTTCTCTAAGCATGGCTGGAGCCTCTGGCAGGAGATCACCATCGCCAGCAAGTTCCGGGGGAAATACATCTCCATCATGCCACTTG GTGCCATCCACCTCGAATTCCAGGCCAGTGGCAATCACTACGTGTGGAGGAAGAGTACCTCCACTGTGCACAACATCATCGTGGGCAAGCTCTGGATTGACCAG TCAGGGGACATTGAGATTGTGAACCACAAGACCAAGGACCGGTGCCAGCTGAAGTTCGTGCCCTACAGCTACTTCTCCAAAGAGGCAGCCCGAAAG GTGACTGGAGTGGTGAGCGACAGCCAGGGCAAGGCCCACTACGTGCTGTCAGGTTCCTGGGATGAGCAGATGGAGTGTTCTAAGATTGTGCACAGCAGCCCCAGCTCTGATGGGAAGCAGAAAACCGTGTACCAGACGCTGCCAGCCAAGCTGCTATGGAGGAAATACCCACTGCC GGAGAACGCGGAGAACATGTACTATTTCTCGGAGCTGGCCCTGACCCTCAACGAGCAGGAGGAGGGCGTGGCGCCCACCGACAGCCGCCTGCGGCCGGACCAGCGGCTGATGGAGAGGGGCCGCTGGGACGAGGCCAACACCGAGAAGCAGCGCCTGGAGGAGAAGCAGCGCCTGAACCGGCGACGGCGGCTGGAGTCGTGCACGGCCGGCTGTGGCGGGGAGGAAG AGAAGGAGTCAGATGGCTATTCGCCGCTGTGGTTCGAGAAGAGGCTGGACCCGCTGACCGGGGAGATGGCCTGCATATACAAGGGCGGCTACTGGGAGGCCAAGGAGAAGAAGGACTGGCACATGTGCCCCAACATCTTCTGA
- the Osbp2 gene encoding oxysterol-binding protein 2 isoform X13: MRQMIQSLSDCCLPDDSGDDDEEPAAPADNSDLHHTLKTLSLKLDDLGTCNDLIAKHGAALQRSLNELDSLKIPSESGEKLKVVNERATLFRITSNAMINACKDFLELAEIHSRKWQRALNYEQEQRVHLEETIEQLAKQHNSLERAFCNTPGGPASSSKSFSEGSFLTSKGENSEEDEDTEYFDAMEDSTSFITVITEAKEDSNIINPYGSATRVNLLSSSPRVLGSIQSTASCPSPEALAAWLSHTAHPQAPRARAHQPQCPCRKPEGGPGTTSVDWTSADNVREVLDGASFMPKDSCKVKRRVRIPDKPNYSLNLWSIMKNCIGRELSRIPMPVNFNEPLSMLQRLTEDLEYHHLLDKAVNCTSSVEQMCLVAAFSVSSYSTTVHRIAKPFNPMLGETFELDRLEDMGLRSLCEQVSHHPPSAAHHVFSKHGWSLWQEITIASKFRGKYISIMPLGAIHLEFQASGNHYVWRKSTSTVHNIIVGKLWIDQSGDIEIVNHKTKDRCQLKFVPYSYFSKEAARKVTGVVSDSQGKAHYVLSGSWDEQMECSKIVHSSPSSDGKQKTVYQTLPAKLLWRKYPLPENAENMYYFSELALTLNEQEEGVAPTDSRLRPDQRLMERGRWDEANTEKQRLEEKQRLNRRRRLESCTAGCGGEEEKESDGYSPLWFEKRLDPLTGEMACIYKGGYWEAKEKKDWHMCPNIF, translated from the exons aTGACTCTGGGGACGACGACGAAGAGCCTGCTGCCCCTGCTGACAACAGTGATCTCCACCACACTCTTAAGACCCTCTCACTGAAGCTAGACGACCTCGGCACGTGCAATGACCTCATTGCCAAGCATGGCGCTGCCCTCCAGCGCTCCCTGAATGAGCTGGACAGTCTTAAGATCCCATCAGAGAGTGGGGAGAAGCTGAAGGTTGTGAACGAGCGGGCCACCCTCTTCCGCATCACATCAAATGCTATGATCAAC GCCTGTAAGGACTTCCTGGAACTAGCGGAGATTCACAGCCGGAAATGGCAGCGGGCTCTGAATTATGAGCAGGAGCAACGAGTCCACCTGGAGGAAACCATTGAGCAGTTGGCCAAGCAGCACAACAGTCTTGAACGGGCCTTCTGCAACACCCCTGGCGGGCCAGCCAGCTCCAGCAAGAGCTTCAGCGAGG gAAGCTTCTTGACTTCCAAAGGGGAGAACAGTGAAGAAGATGAAGATACTGAGTACTTTGATGCCATGGAAGACTCCACATCTTTCATCACCGTAATCACCGAGGCCAAGGAAGACAG CAACATCATCAATCCTTATGGTTCTGCAACCAGGGTGAACCTGCTCTCCTCATCTCCAAGGGTTCTGGGCTCCATACAGTCAACTGCTTCCTGCCCGTCTCCTGAGGCTCTGGCTGCCTGGCTGAGCCACACTGCCCATCCACAGGCTCCTAGAGCCCGGGCCCATCAGCCTCAGTGCCCCTGCAG AAAGCCTGAGGGTGGACCTGGGACGACCTCTGTGGACTGGACCTCAGCAGATAATGTACGTGAG GTATTAGATGGTGCCTCATTCATGCCCAAGGATTCATGCAAAGTGAAGAGGCGAGTCCGGATCCCTGACAAACCCAACTATAGCCTTAACCTCTGGAGCAtcatgaagaattgcattggcCGAGAGCTCTCCCGGATCCCCATGCCG GTGAACTTCAATGAGCCCCTGTCCATGCTCCAGCGACTTACAGAGGACCTCGAGTACCACCACCTGCTGGACAAGGCGGTGAACTGCACCAGCTCTGTGGAGCAGATGTGCCTGGTGGCTGCCTTCTCGGTGTCCTCCTACTCCACCACCGTGCACCGCATCGCCAAGCCCTTCAACCCGATGCTGGGGGAGACCTTCGAGTTGGATCGCCTGGAGGACATGGGCCTGCGTTCTCTCTGCGAGCAG GTGAGCCATCACCCCCCGTCTGCTGCCCACCACGTGTTCTCTAAGCATGGCTGGAGCCTCTGGCAGGAGATCACCATCGCCAGCAAGTTCCGGGGGAAATACATCTCCATCATGCCACTTG GTGCCATCCACCTCGAATTCCAGGCCAGTGGCAATCACTACGTGTGGAGGAAGAGTACCTCCACTGTGCACAACATCATCGTGGGCAAGCTCTGGATTGACCAG TCAGGGGACATTGAGATTGTGAACCACAAGACCAAGGACCGGTGCCAGCTGAAGTTCGTGCCCTACAGCTACTTCTCCAAAGAGGCAGCCCGAAAG GTGACTGGAGTGGTGAGCGACAGCCAGGGCAAGGCCCACTACGTGCTGTCAGGTTCCTGGGATGAGCAGATGGAGTGTTCTAAGATTGTGCACAGCAGCCCCAGCTCTGATGGGAAGCAGAAAACCGTGTACCAGACGCTGCCAGCCAAGCTGCTATGGAGGAAATACCCACTGCC GGAGAACGCGGAGAACATGTACTATTTCTCGGAGCTGGCCCTGACCCTCAACGAGCAGGAGGAGGGCGTGGCGCCCACCGACAGCCGCCTGCGGCCGGACCAGCGGCTGATGGAGAGGGGCCGCTGGGACGAGGCCAACACCGAGAAGCAGCGCCTGGAGGAGAAGCAGCGCCTGAACCGGCGACGGCGGCTGGAGTCGTGCACGGCCGGCTGTGGCGGGGAGGAAG AGAAGGAGTCAGATGGCTATTCGCCGCTGTGGTTCGAGAAGAGGCTGGACCCGCTGACCGGGGAGATGGCCTGCATATACAAGGGCGGCTACTGGGAGGCCAAGGAGAAGAAGGACTGGCACATGTGCCCCAACATCTTCTGA
- the Osbp2 gene encoding oxysterol-binding protein 2 isoform X23, whose amino-acid sequence MINACKDFLELAEIHSRKWQRALNYEQEQRVHLEETIEQLAKQHNSLERAFCNTPGGPASSSKSFSEGSFLTSKGENSEEDEDTEYFDAMEDSTSFITVITEAKEDRKPEGGPGTTSVDWTSADNVREVLDGASFMPKDSCKVKRRVRIPDKPNYSLNLWSIMKNCIGRELSRIPMPVNFNEPLSMLQRLTEDLEYHHLLDKAVNCTSSVEQMCLVAAFSVSSYSTTVHRIAKPFNPMLGETFELDRLEDMGLRSLCEQVSHHPPSAAHHVFSKHGWSLWQEITIASKFRGKYISIMPLGAIHLEFQASGNHYVWRKSTSTVHNIIVGKLWIDQSGDIEIVNHKTKDRCQLKFVPYSYFSKEAARKVTGVVSDSQGKAHYVLSGSWDEQMECSKIVHSSPSSDGKQKTVYQTLPAKLLWRKYPLPENAENMYYFSELALTLNEQEEGVAPTDSRLRPDQRLMERGRWDEANTEKQRLEEKQRLNRRRRLESCTAGCGGEEEKESDGYSPLWFEKRLDPLTGEMACIYKGGYWEAKEKKDWHMCPNIF is encoded by the exons ATGATCAAC GCCTGTAAGGACTTCCTGGAACTAGCGGAGATTCACAGCCGGAAATGGCAGCGGGCTCTGAATTATGAGCAGGAGCAACGAGTCCACCTGGAGGAAACCATTGAGCAGTTGGCCAAGCAGCACAACAGTCTTGAACGGGCCTTCTGCAACACCCCTGGCGGGCCAGCCAGCTCCAGCAAGAGCTTCAGCGAGG gAAGCTTCTTGACTTCCAAAGGGGAGAACAGTGAAGAAGATGAAGATACTGAGTACTTTGATGCCATGGAAGACTCCACATCTTTCATCACCGTAATCACCGAGGCCAAGGAAGACAG AAAGCCTGAGGGTGGACCTGGGACGACCTCTGTGGACTGGACCTCAGCAGATAATGTACGTGAG GTATTAGATGGTGCCTCATTCATGCCCAAGGATTCATGCAAAGTGAAGAGGCGAGTCCGGATCCCTGACAAACCCAACTATAGCCTTAACCTCTGGAGCAtcatgaagaattgcattggcCGAGAGCTCTCCCGGATCCCCATGCCG GTGAACTTCAATGAGCCCCTGTCCATGCTCCAGCGACTTACAGAGGACCTCGAGTACCACCACCTGCTGGACAAGGCGGTGAACTGCACCAGCTCTGTGGAGCAGATGTGCCTGGTGGCTGCCTTCTCGGTGTCCTCCTACTCCACCACCGTGCACCGCATCGCCAAGCCCTTCAACCCGATGCTGGGGGAGACCTTCGAGTTGGATCGCCTGGAGGACATGGGCCTGCGTTCTCTCTGCGAGCAG GTGAGCCATCACCCCCCGTCTGCTGCCCACCACGTGTTCTCTAAGCATGGCTGGAGCCTCTGGCAGGAGATCACCATCGCCAGCAAGTTCCGGGGGAAATACATCTCCATCATGCCACTTG GTGCCATCCACCTCGAATTCCAGGCCAGTGGCAATCACTACGTGTGGAGGAAGAGTACCTCCACTGTGCACAACATCATCGTGGGCAAGCTCTGGATTGACCAG TCAGGGGACATTGAGATTGTGAACCACAAGACCAAGGACCGGTGCCAGCTGAAGTTCGTGCCCTACAGCTACTTCTCCAAAGAGGCAGCCCGAAAG GTGACTGGAGTGGTGAGCGACAGCCAGGGCAAGGCCCACTACGTGCTGTCAGGTTCCTGGGATGAGCAGATGGAGTGTTCTAAGATTGTGCACAGCAGCCCCAGCTCTGATGGGAAGCAGAAAACCGTGTACCAGACGCTGCCAGCCAAGCTGCTATGGAGGAAATACCCACTGCC GGAGAACGCGGAGAACATGTACTATTTCTCGGAGCTGGCCCTGACCCTCAACGAGCAGGAGGAGGGCGTGGCGCCCACCGACAGCCGCCTGCGGCCGGACCAGCGGCTGATGGAGAGGGGCCGCTGGGACGAGGCCAACACCGAGAAGCAGCGCCTGGAGGAGAAGCAGCGCCTGAACCGGCGACGGCGGCTGGAGTCGTGCACGGCCGGCTGTGGCGGGGAGGAAG AGAAGGAGTCAGATGGCTATTCGCCGCTGTGGTTCGAGAAGAGGCTGGACCCGCTGACCGGGGAGATGGCCTGCATATACAAGGGCGGCTACTGGGAGGCCAAGGAGAAGAAGGACTGGCACATGTGCCCCAACATCTTCTGA
- the Osbp2 gene encoding oxysterol-binding protein 2 isoform X21, producing the protein MINACKDFLELAEIHSRKWQRALNYEQEQRVHLEETIEQLAKQHNSLERAFCNTPGGPASSSKSFSEGSFLTSKGENSEEDEDTEYFDAMEDSTSFITVITEAKEDRVLGSIQSTASCPSPEALAAWLSHTAHPQAPRARAHQPQCPCRKPEGGPGTTSVDWTSADNVLDGASFMPKDSCKVKRRVRIPDKPNYSLNLWSIMKNCIGRELSRIPMPVNFNEPLSMLQRLTEDLEYHHLLDKAVNCTSSVEQMCLVAAFSVSSYSTTVHRIAKPFNPMLGETFELDRLEDMGLRSLCEQVSHHPPSAAHHVFSKHGWSLWQEITIASKFRGKYISIMPLGAIHLEFQASGNHYVWRKSTSTVHNIIVGKLWIDQSGDIEIVNHKTKDRCQLKFVPYSYFSKEAARKVTGVVSDSQGKAHYVLSGSWDEQMECSKIVHSSPSSDGKQKTVYQTLPAKLLWRKYPLPENAENMYYFSELALTLNEQEEGVAPTDSRLRPDQRLMERGRWDEANTEKQRLEEKQRLNRRRRLESCTAGCGGEEEKESDGYSPLWFEKRLDPLTGEMACIYKGGYWEAKEKKDWHMCPNIF; encoded by the exons ATGATCAAC GCCTGTAAGGACTTCCTGGAACTAGCGGAGATTCACAGCCGGAAATGGCAGCGGGCTCTGAATTATGAGCAGGAGCAACGAGTCCACCTGGAGGAAACCATTGAGCAGTTGGCCAAGCAGCACAACAGTCTTGAACGGGCCTTCTGCAACACCCCTGGCGGGCCAGCCAGCTCCAGCAAGAGCTTCAGCGAGG gAAGCTTCTTGACTTCCAAAGGGGAGAACAGTGAAGAAGATGAAGATACTGAGTACTTTGATGCCATGGAAGACTCCACATCTTTCATCACCGTAATCACCGAGGCCAAGGAAGACAG GGTTCTGGGCTCCATACAGTCAACTGCTTCCTGCCCGTCTCCTGAGGCTCTGGCTGCCTGGCTGAGCCACACTGCCCATCCACAGGCTCCTAGAGCCCGGGCCCATCAGCCTCAGTGCCCCTGCAG AAAGCCTGAGGGTGGACCTGGGACGACCTCTGTGGACTGGACCTCAGCAGATAAT GTATTAGATGGTGCCTCATTCATGCCCAAGGATTCATGCAAAGTGAAGAGGCGAGTCCGGATCCCTGACAAACCCAACTATAGCCTTAACCTCTGGAGCAtcatgaagaattgcattggcCGAGAGCTCTCCCGGATCCCCATGCCG GTGAACTTCAATGAGCCCCTGTCCATGCTCCAGCGACTTACAGAGGACCTCGAGTACCACCACCTGCTGGACAAGGCGGTGAACTGCACCAGCTCTGTGGAGCAGATGTGCCTGGTGGCTGCCTTCTCGGTGTCCTCCTACTCCACCACCGTGCACCGCATCGCCAAGCCCTTCAACCCGATGCTGGGGGAGACCTTCGAGTTGGATCGCCTGGAGGACATGGGCCTGCGTTCTCTCTGCGAGCAG GTGAGCCATCACCCCCCGTCTGCTGCCCACCACGTGTTCTCTAAGCATGGCTGGAGCCTCTGGCAGGAGATCACCATCGCCAGCAAGTTCCGGGGGAAATACATCTCCATCATGCCACTTG GTGCCATCCACCTCGAATTCCAGGCCAGTGGCAATCACTACGTGTGGAGGAAGAGTACCTCCACTGTGCACAACATCATCGTGGGCAAGCTCTGGATTGACCAG TCAGGGGACATTGAGATTGTGAACCACAAGACCAAGGACCGGTGCCAGCTGAAGTTCGTGCCCTACAGCTACTTCTCCAAAGAGGCAGCCCGAAAG GTGACTGGAGTGGTGAGCGACAGCCAGGGCAAGGCCCACTACGTGCTGTCAGGTTCCTGGGATGAGCAGATGGAGTGTTCTAAGATTGTGCACAGCAGCCCCAGCTCTGATGGGAAGCAGAAAACCGTGTACCAGACGCTGCCAGCCAAGCTGCTATGGAGGAAATACCCACTGCC GGAGAACGCGGAGAACATGTACTATTTCTCGGAGCTGGCCCTGACCCTCAACGAGCAGGAGGAGGGCGTGGCGCCCACCGACAGCCGCCTGCGGCCGGACCAGCGGCTGATGGAGAGGGGCCGCTGGGACGAGGCCAACACCGAGAAGCAGCGCCTGGAGGAGAAGCAGCGCCTGAACCGGCGACGGCGGCTGGAGTCGTGCACGGCCGGCTGTGGCGGGGAGGAAG AGAAGGAGTCAGATGGCTATTCGCCGCTGTGGTTCGAGAAGAGGCTGGACCCGCTGACCGGGGAGATGGCCTGCATATACAAGGGCGGCTACTGGGAGGCCAAGGAGAAGAAGGACTGGCACATGTGCCCCAACATCTTCTGA